The following are from one region of the Geoalkalibacter subterraneus genome:
- a CDS encoding sulfurtransferase TusA family protein, which produces MSQELQFDLRGQICPSTLLTALREVNRHRKDLRRGSLRLTIHTDNRDSTATIPEAVRNMGYRVTVEKKEGHYLLHIDFPVEDQEAGL; this is translated from the coding sequence ATGAGTCAGGAACTGCAATTCGACCTTCGCGGCCAGATCTGCCCCTCCACTCTTTTGACCGCACTGCGTGAAGTCAACCGTCATCGCAAGGATCTGCGCCGGGGGAGTCTAAGGCTGACCATCCATACGGACAACCGCGACTCTACCGCCACAATTCCCGAAGCGGTGCGCAATATGGGGTACCGGGTGACGGTGGAAAAAAAAGAAGGACACTACCTGCTTCATATCGACTTTCCTGTTGAAGACCAAGAGGCGGGCTTATGA
- a CDS encoding YeeE/YedE family protein, translating to MIGSPWEIGIFCGTLLLGLVAGWVMHRSDFCLASAFRDLFLFRSTFMLRQIVLTVLVGLVLFEALRLSALVAEMPFPMMGPASWTHLLGGAVFGFGMVLAGGCVFGTLYKAGAGSATSLTAIGGIVSGCMIYGWIHPWWQPLRERLTWSTSWGLPGALGVSALLFKAVTAVFLLAMVLYWFQHGTLRRAAHAQGYLQPWHAALALGTIGALSVLLVGMPLGLTTAYTKVGAWLVTLAAPHSAQVPDYFSTIAMDFRTVLGAMPLAGGPSPHWDGISLVQYPLILGVFIGSALSAVRLGEWHFRWRLPSNQYLLALAGGVMMGLASRLAPGCNVWHVLGGLPILAIGSILFTLGLFPGAWLGARVITRLLA from the coding sequence ATGATAGGCAGTCCCTGGGAGATCGGGATATTTTGCGGCACCCTGCTGCTGGGGTTGGTGGCCGGCTGGGTCATGCACCGTTCCGACTTCTGCCTGGCTTCAGCTTTTCGCGACCTGTTTCTGTTTCGTTCAACCTTCATGCTGCGACAGATTGTCCTGACAGTGCTGGTCGGTCTGGTGCTGTTCGAAGCGCTGCGGCTATCCGCTCTGGTCGCCGAGATGCCCTTTCCTATGATGGGGCCGGCCAGTTGGACCCACCTGCTGGGCGGCGCTGTTTTTGGTTTCGGGATGGTTCTGGCCGGCGGCTGCGTCTTCGGAACCCTTTACAAGGCGGGAGCCGGCAGCGCAACCAGTTTGACGGCCATTGGCGGGATCGTATCGGGATGCATGATCTACGGGTGGATTCATCCCTGGTGGCAACCCCTGCGGGAACGCCTCACCTGGTCGACCTCCTGGGGTCTTCCCGGCGCTCTCGGCGTATCGGCGCTTCTGTTCAAAGCAGTCACTGCGGTTTTTCTGCTCGCCATGGTCCTTTACTGGTTTCAGCACGGTACCCTGCGCCGTGCAGCACATGCGCAGGGCTACCTGCAGCCCTGGCACGCCGCCTTGGCGCTGGGAACGATCGGTGCCTTGTCGGTACTGTTGGTCGGCATGCCCCTGGGGCTGACCACCGCCTATACAAAAGTCGGTGCATGGCTGGTGACGCTGGCAGCGCCCCATTCCGCCCAAGTGCCGGATTATTTCAGTACCATTGCTATGGATTTTCGTACCGTTCTGGGTGCGATGCCTTTGGCCGGGGGGCCCTCGCCACACTGGGACGGTATCTCCCTGGTGCAGTATCCTCTGATTCTGGGAGTTTTTATCGGTTCAGCGCTGTCGGCCGTGCGGCTGGGAGAGTGGCATTTTCGTTGGCGTCTGCCCTCGAATCAGTATCTTCTGGCCCTGGCGGGAGGAGTGATGATGGGACTGGCATCGCGCCTTGCGCCCGGCTGCAATGTCTGGCATGTTCTGGGAGGGTTGCCGATTCTGGCAATCGGCAGTATTCTGTTCACCTTGGGGCTTTTCCCGGGGGCCTGGCTGGGGGCGAGAGTCATCACTCGCCTGCTGGCCTGA
- a CDS encoding ferritin family protein — MQEFFDICSEIESTMCLIYRRMAHAVRGNEKLQELMLQLAKDEADHANQVRYARVLPQSESFAGVKIGKSRLELLLLKAQSLLRDLENDPPTEKHALLKAIELEEEFIGVHVGTAVEFKDEKLKERFSMLARDDEKHVGTLRAYFNAFYSPVT; from the coding sequence ATGCAGGAATTTTTTGATATCTGCTCTGAGATCGAAAGCACCATGTGCCTGATCTACCGCCGCATGGCCCATGCCGTGCGCGGCAACGAGAAGCTTCAGGAACTGATGCTTCAGCTTGCCAAGGACGAAGCTGACCACGCCAACCAGGTGCGCTACGCCCGCGTGCTGCCGCAGTCGGAAAGTTTTGCCGGAGTCAAAATCGGCAAATCCCGCCTGGAGTTGCTGCTGCTCAAGGCGCAAAGCCTGCTGCGCGATCTCGAAAACGACCCGCCCACGGAAAAGCATGCGCTGCTCAAGGCCATCGAGCTTGAAGAAGAATTCATCGGCGTCCATGTCGGCACCGCGGTCGAATTCAAGGATGAAAAGCTCAAAGAACGTTTCAGCATGCTGGCGCGCGACGACGAAAAACATGTCGGAACCCTGCGGGCCTATTTCAATGCATTTTACTCCCCGGTGACCTGA
- a CDS encoding Hsp20/alpha crystallin family protein, with protein sequence MSERNLTISHDENRTLRPYEDSTRTARPAVDIFENEDAWIFLADMPGVNKDRLDVNIDQDVLTLRGRVEEEPQGEKLLREFTTEAYMRQFQLPGDIDADKAEASMKNGVLTLKLPKSEAAKPRRIEITTH encoded by the coding sequence ATGAGCGAAAGAAATCTCACCATCAGCCATGATGAAAACCGGACTCTGCGCCCTTATGAAGACAGCACAAGGACCGCGCGTCCCGCTGTAGATATCTTCGAAAACGAGGACGCATGGATTTTTCTGGCCGATATGCCCGGCGTAAACAAAGATCGTCTTGACGTCAACATCGATCAGGATGTGCTGACGCTGCGCGGCCGGGTCGAGGAAGAACCTCAGGGTGAAAAGCTGCTGCGCGAATTCACCACCGAGGCGTACATGCGGCAGTTCCAGCTCCCAGGCGACATTGACGCCGACAAGGCGGAAGCTTCCATGAAAAACGGCGTGCTGACCTTGAAGCTGCCCAAGAGTGAAGCCGCCAAACCGCGCCGCATTGAGATCACCACTCACTAA
- a CDS encoding Hsp20/alpha crystallin family protein — MLTNSLFRELENLRREIDDAFRGVRPAAGLFSPDFLPGLGLANYPQVNLREDENAFYLEALVPGVEPEDLDLSVMNRTLTLSGERRESEYKDASCHRNERGSGRFLRTIELPSEVENEAIKAEYRNGVLRVTLPKAESAKPRKITVKAS, encoded by the coding sequence ATGTTGACCAACAGCCTGTTTCGCGAACTGGAAAATCTGAGAAGGGAAATCGATGATGCGTTTCGCGGGGTGCGGCCGGCGGCCGGTTTGTTCAGCCCTGATTTCCTGCCGGGTCTGGGCCTGGCCAATTATCCGCAGGTCAATCTGCGTGAGGACGAGAATGCGTTTTATCTTGAGGCGTTGGTCCCCGGCGTCGAACCTGAGGATCTCGATCTCAGTGTCATGAACCGGACCCTGACCCTCTCCGGCGAGCGCCGTGAATCCGAGTACAAAGATGCCAGCTGCCATCGCAACGAACGCGGCAGCGGCCGCTTCCTGCGGACGATCGAGTTGCCGTCCGAGGTTGAAAATGAAGCGATCAAGGCCGAATATCGAAACGGGGTCCTGCGGGTGACTCTGCCCAAGGCAGAAAGCGCCAAACCCCGCAAGATTACGGTAAAAGCTTCGTAA
- the tkt gene encoding transketolase yields MKTDLDTLCINTLRMLAVDMIEKAGSGHPGLPLGAAPMAHVLWSRYLRFNSKNPDWCDRDRFVLSAGHGSALLYALLHLNGYDLSLEELKRFRQWGSAAPGHPERGVTPGVEVTTGPLGQGFANGVGLAMAERFLAARFNRCNQCVVDHWTYVLCSDGDLMEGLSYESASLAGHLKLGRLICLYDDNEISLAAGTRLTFSEDVQRRFEACGWQVLPVSDGNDLEEIDRAIQAARADMLRPSLIMVRTQIGYGSPGRQGTPDAHGAPLGAEETAATKDFFGWPREPAFYLPDEALAYREERIAAGAALEHLWNERMTAWNEACPEVREDWGRSMRSELPHDWDADIPVYGADAKPLATRSAGGEVMNAIARKVKNFIGGSADLDPSTKTALKKAGSFQGPGGDFDSTPGKEAGPCDYGASNIAFGVREHAMGAILNGLAAHGGIRPFGATFFVFSDYMRPAIRLAALSELEVTYVLTHDSVAVGEDGPTHQPVEHLASFRAMPNLVVLRPADANETAEAWRVAMTHRGGPVMLVMSRQNLPVIDRQQFAPARGLRHGAYILAEATDENPQLILIATGAEVHAALEARERLESQGIATRLVSMPSWELFEAQPEDYREQILPGAVEARLAVEAGCGQGWHRYVGAHGDVLCLDRFGASAPGGELLQRFGFSADEIERRSLALLDAGQG; encoded by the coding sequence ATGAAAACCGACCTCGATACTTTGTGCATCAACACCTTGCGCATGCTGGCGGTGGATATGATCGAGAAGGCGGGATCCGGACACCCGGGATTGCCGCTGGGAGCCGCGCCCATGGCGCATGTGTTGTGGAGCCGGTATCTGCGCTTCAATTCGAAGAACCCCGACTGGTGCGACCGCGATCGTTTCGTACTCTCCGCCGGGCACGGTTCCGCCCTCCTTTATGCGCTGCTGCATCTCAACGGCTATGATCTGAGCCTGGAAGAACTCAAGCGCTTCAGACAATGGGGCAGCGCCGCGCCCGGACACCCGGAGCGGGGTGTGACCCCGGGGGTAGAGGTGACCACCGGCCCCCTCGGGCAGGGTTTTGCCAACGGGGTCGGCCTGGCCATGGCGGAGCGGTTTCTGGCGGCACGCTTCAACCGCTGCAATCAGTGCGTGGTCGACCACTGGACTTATGTTCTGTGCAGTGACGGCGACCTGATGGAAGGGCTCTCCTATGAATCCGCTTCCCTTGCCGGCCATCTCAAACTCGGCAGGTTGATCTGCCTGTATGACGACAACGAAATTTCGCTGGCGGCCGGCACCCGGCTGACCTTCAGCGAGGATGTGCAGCGCCGCTTCGAGGCCTGTGGCTGGCAGGTGCTGCCGGTATCGGATGGCAACGATTTGGAGGAGATCGACCGGGCGATCCAGGCGGCCCGTGCGGATATGCTACGTCCGTCGCTGATCATGGTCCGCACCCAGATCGGCTACGGCAGCCCCGGGCGGCAGGGAACCCCCGATGCTCACGGCGCGCCGCTGGGGGCGGAGGAAACGGCGGCAACCAAGGACTTTTTCGGTTGGCCGCGCGAACCGGCTTTTTATCTCCCCGATGAAGCGCTGGCCTATCGTGAAGAGAGAATCGCAGCAGGCGCTGCGTTGGAACACCTGTGGAACGAGCGGATGACGGCCTGGAACGAGGCCTGTCCAGAAGTGCGCGAAGATTGGGGCCGATCCATGCGGAGCGAGTTGCCGCACGACTGGGATGCCGATATCCCGGTTTATGGCGCCGATGCCAAACCCCTGGCGACCCGTTCCGCCGGTGGGGAAGTGATGAACGCCATTGCGCGCAAGGTGAAAAATTTCATTGGCGGCTCGGCCGATCTCGATCCCTCGACCAAGACTGCCTTGAAAAAGGCGGGCAGTTTCCAGGGGCCGGGGGGTGATTTTGATTCCACCCCCGGAAAGGAAGCAGGGCCCTGCGACTACGGCGCCTCCAATATCGCCTTCGGCGTGCGTGAACATGCCATGGGGGCGATCCTCAACGGTCTGGCGGCGCACGGCGGTATCCGCCCCTTCGGCGCAACCTTTTTCGTCTTCTCCGATTATATGCGCCCGGCCATCCGGCTGGCGGCTCTCAGCGAACTAGAGGTGACCTATGTCCTGACTCATGATTCGGTGGCGGTCGGCGAGGACGGCCCGACCCACCAGCCGGTGGAGCATCTGGCCAGCTTCCGTGCCATGCCCAACCTGGTGGTGCTGCGCCCGGCCGACGCCAATGAAACCGCCGAAGCCTGGCGGGTGGCCATGACGCATCGGGGCGGCCCGGTGATGCTGGTGATGAGCCGCCAGAACCTGCCCGTCATCGACCGGCAGCAGTTTGCACCGGCCAGAGGTTTGAGGCATGGCGCCTACATCCTGGCGGAAGCGACCGATGAAAACCCGCAACTGATCCTGATTGCGACCGGCGCCGAGGTGCACGCGGCGCTCGAAGCTCGTGAGCGTCTTGAGTCGCAGGGGATCGCCACCCGCCTGGTCAGCATGCCGTCCTGGGAGCTTTTCGAAGCCCAGCCGGAGGACTACCGGGAGCAGATTCTGCCCGGCGCCGTTGAGGCCCGCCTGGCTGTCGAGGCCGGCTGCGGGCAGGGGTGGCACCGTTATGTGGGAGCGCACGGCGATGTCCTGTGTCTCGATCGCTTCGGGGCCAGCGCGCCGGGTGGAGAGTTGCTGCAGCGCTTCGGTTTCAGTGCCGACGAAATCGAGCGGCGCTCCCTGGCGCTGCTCGATGCTGGGCAGGGATGA
- a CDS encoding DUF362 domain-containing protein: MLQPMAVVEIPHSMQHRQSGDKEQSGDKESKMGSHQITMACTACGQCFFICPVGAVVEREPAGYDIDSDVCIDCGHCRAVCPPGAIEGVLSPFDQS, from the coding sequence ATGCTCCAGCCTATGGCAGTGGTTGAAATCCCTCATAGTATGCAGCACAGACAGTCAGGGGACAAGGAACAGTCAGGGGACAAGGAGAGCAAAATGGGAAGCCACCAGATCACAATGGCCTGCACCGCCTGCGGGCAGTGTTTTTTCATCTGCCCGGTGGGCGCGGTTGTCGAACGGGAGCCGGCAGGGTATGACATTGATTCCGATGTCTGTATCGATTGCGGTCATTGCCGTGCCGTTTGTCCGCCCGGCGCAATTGAGGGCGTTTTATCCCCTTTCGATCAGAGTTGA
- a CDS encoding ribonuclease Z, whose product MILPSVFKQIEPTFHAGLLDDPLLLVRVRTTGRSLLFDCGPLHHLAKRTIKSIDAIFISHAHMDHFMGMDAFVRHSMVSGHVYDIYGPPGLAARMERKLGGYDWNLAEDFWSDLRVHEIHPTHFARTLFSGRQGYRGTFLGREERRDALIYANGHLQVEAALFDHKIPVLGFRITEKPGFQVDPQELETLGLIPGHWLQELKKNYYEKKLYLPIRIKTRDGEKNLTGEDLYGRIRRESPCASIGYLTDIGATAANFKQAEELFADLRLLICECSYLRNHKDKARRSFHLCTDDVRSLAEKLRPRYVLPMHFSKTHLKHPQDLYRELRLPTDVTLLQLPPYQTPRPLLCDEIEPPTPWRDQGERESN is encoded by the coding sequence ATGATTCTCCCCTCAGTTTTCAAACAGATCGAGCCGACTTTCCATGCCGGCCTGCTCGATGATCCCCTGCTGCTGGTGCGGGTCCGCACCACCGGGCGCAGCCTGCTGTTCGACTGCGGCCCGCTGCATCACCTCGCCAAACGCACCATCAAATCGATCGACGCCATTTTCATCAGCCATGCACACATGGATCACTTCATGGGGATGGACGCCTTCGTGCGCCACAGCATGGTCTCGGGGCACGTGTACGATATCTACGGCCCGCCGGGGTTGGCCGCCCGCATGGAACGCAAGCTGGGGGGATACGACTGGAACCTGGCGGAGGATTTCTGGTCGGACCTGCGGGTGCATGAAATTCACCCGACCCACTTTGCCCGCACCCTGTTTTCCGGACGACAAGGCTACCGGGGAACTTTTCTCGGGCGTGAAGAACGCAGAGACGCGCTGATTTACGCCAACGGTCATCTGCAGGTTGAAGCTGCCCTGTTCGATCACAAAATCCCCGTGCTCGGCTTTCGCATCACGGAAAAGCCGGGGTTTCAGGTCGACCCACAGGAGCTCGAAACTCTTGGGCTGATCCCGGGACACTGGCTGCAGGAGTTGAAAAAGAACTATTACGAAAAAAAGCTCTATCTCCCGATTCGAATAAAAACCCGGGACGGCGAAAAAAACCTTACAGGTGAGGATCTCTATGGGAGAATCCGCAGAGAGTCGCCGTGCGCCTCCATCGGCTACCTGACCGATATCGGGGCCACCGCCGCCAACTTTAAACAGGCCGAAGAGCTGTTCGCCGACCTGAGACTGCTGATCTGCGAATGCAGCTATCTGCGCAACCACAAAGACAAAGCCCGCAGATCCTTTCACCTTTGCACCGACGACGTGCGAAGTCTGGCCGAAAAACTGCGCCCGCGCTATGTCCTGCCGATGCACTTCTCAAAGACCCACCTCAAGCACCCGCAGGATCTTTACCGCGAGCTGCGCCTCCCCACAGATGTCACCCTGCTGCAGTTGCCCCCTTATCAGACACCGCGCCCACTTCTGTGCGACGAGATTGAACCGCCGACCCCTTGGCGGGATCAGGGGGAGAGAGAAAGCAATTGA
- a CDS encoding SHOCT domain-containing protein yields the protein MANQQKDEGGLFKGIFASYMILVLHALLMLLLGLLVVFFRGVVEYMLWIVLGGLALIGLSGYFFYRRVKNRSGQLGTILNDPAFRDRPVEISFLGGLASVRLGNRGQWGEGATAIEGGQAPQLEDPEAVRRRELARLVLMLDKDLITQEEYDKLKRDLLKD from the coding sequence ATGGCGAACCAGCAAAAGGACGAAGGCGGCCTGTTTAAAGGGATTTTCGCCAGTTATATGATTTTGGTCCTGCATGCCTTGCTGATGCTGCTGCTCGGCCTGCTTGTGGTTTTTTTCCGCGGCGTGGTGGAATACATGCTGTGGATTGTTCTCGGCGGACTGGCATTGATCGGCCTTTCGGGCTACTTTTTTTATCGGCGAGTTAAAAATCGCAGCGGGCAGCTCGGCACCATTCTCAACGATCCCGCTTTTCGCGACCGGCCGGTGGAGATCAGTTTTCTGGGTGGACTCGCATCGGTGCGACTCGGCAACCGCGGCCAGTGGGGTGAGGGGGCCACTGCGATCGAGGGCGGACAGGCTCCGCAGCTGGAGGATCCGGAAGCGGTGCGCCGTCGTGAGCTGGCGCGTCTGGTGCTGATGCTCGACAAAGATCTGATAACCCAGGAGGAATACGATAAGCTTAAAAGAGACCTGCTCAAGGACTGA
- a CDS encoding antibiotic biosynthesis monooxygenase family protein, with amino-acid sequence MAVKIIIVRRVPREKEEDLRPLLLKMRALANTCPGYISGETLINYDDPEERLVISSWRALENWQDWVEDPRRRELQSQVDALLGSETLYSIYYNG; translated from the coding sequence ATGGCCGTCAAGATTATCATCGTACGCCGCGTCCCCCGGGAAAAGGAAGAAGATCTGCGTCCCCTGCTCCTGAAGATGCGTGCTCTGGCCAACACCTGCCCCGGCTACATCTCGGGCGAAACCCTCATAAATTACGACGATCCCGAGGAGCGGCTGGTGATCAGCAGCTGGCGTGCGCTGGAAAACTGGCAGGACTGGGTCGAAGATCCGCGCCGCCGGGAGCTGCAGTCCCAGGTCGATGCGCTGCTCGGCAGCGAAACCCTCTATTCCATCTACTACAACGGCTGA
- a CDS encoding acyl-CoA carboxylase subunit beta, which translates to MKMENKITELLEKRRQALEGGGRRRIAQRHAKGLMTARERVEYLLDEGSFEEFDMFKTHRCHQFGMQEKQFPGDGVVTGYGTIDGRLVYVFSQDFTVFGGSLSETFAEKICKVMDMAVKNGAPLIGLNDSGGARIQEGIESLAGYSDIFLRNVMASGVVPQLSGIFGPCAGGAVYSPALTDFTIMVRGQSYMFLTGPKVVKAVTHEDVDVETLGGADVHASRSGTAHLAADGEMEAIGQLREIFSYIPQNNMEPPPRVESEDPPERESEALAALVPENSNEPYDVRHVVGETVDDGRFLELQPDYAPNLIIGFARYDGRSVGIVANQPQHLAGVLDNSASVKGARFVRFCDAFNIPVVTFVDVPGFLPGTAQEYGGIIRNGAKMLYAYAEATVPKVTVTLRKAYGGAYCVMSSKHLRGDINYAWPTAEIAVMGARGAAEILHAREIAKNPDQGRDILAEKEKEYAEAFANPYAAARRGYIDAVILPQRTRFRICKALNMLEGKQDANPRKKHGNIPL; encoded by the coding sequence ATGAAAATGGAAAATAAGATCACCGAGCTGCTCGAAAAACGCCGCCAGGCCCTTGAAGGAGGCGGACGCAGGCGCATCGCGCAACGACACGCCAAAGGCTTGATGACGGCCCGCGAACGCGTGGAGTACCTGCTCGATGAAGGCAGCTTCGAAGAATTCGATATGTTCAAGACGCACCGCTGCCATCAGTTCGGGATGCAGGAGAAGCAATTCCCCGGAGACGGGGTGGTCACTGGATACGGCACCATCGACGGACGGCTGGTTTACGTCTTCTCGCAGGATTTTACCGTGTTCGGCGGCTCGCTTTCAGAAACCTTTGCGGAGAAAATCTGCAAAGTGATGGATATGGCCGTCAAAAACGGTGCGCCGCTGATCGGGCTCAATGATTCCGGCGGCGCCCGCATCCAGGAAGGGATCGAGAGTCTGGCGGGATACAGCGACATCTTCCTGCGCAACGTCATGGCGTCGGGCGTCGTTCCGCAGTTGTCAGGCATTTTCGGACCCTGCGCCGGCGGCGCCGTCTACTCCCCCGCCCTCACCGATTTCACCATTATGGTGCGCGGCCAGAGCTATATGTTTCTCACCGGTCCCAAGGTGGTCAAAGCAGTGACCCACGAGGATGTGGACGTAGAGACGCTGGGCGGCGCCGACGTTCACGCCTCCCGCAGCGGCACCGCACACCTGGCGGCGGATGGCGAGATGGAAGCCATCGGGCAGCTGCGGGAAATTTTCAGCTACATTCCGCAGAACAATATGGAACCGCCACCGCGGGTGGAGAGCGAAGACCCGCCCGAGCGCGAGAGCGAAGCCCTTGCGGCGCTGGTCCCGGAAAACAGCAACGAACCCTACGATGTCCGGCACGTGGTGGGCGAAACGGTCGACGACGGTCGGTTTCTCGAGTTGCAGCCCGATTACGCCCCCAACCTCATCATCGGCTTCGCCCGCTATGACGGCCGGTCGGTCGGCATCGTCGCCAACCAGCCCCAGCATCTGGCCGGAGTCCTCGACAACAGCGCCTCCGTCAAGGGTGCGCGTTTCGTTCGTTTCTGCGACGCCTTCAACATTCCGGTGGTGACCTTTGTCGACGTGCCCGGCTTTCTCCCCGGCACCGCCCAGGAATACGGCGGCATCATCCGCAACGGCGCAAAAATGCTCTACGCCTACGCCGAAGCGACCGTCCCCAAGGTGACAGTGACCCTGCGCAAAGCCTACGGCGGCGCCTACTGCGTCATGAGCAGCAAGCACCTGCGCGGCGACATCAACTATGCCTGGCCCACTGCCGAGATCGCCGTTATGGGGGCGCGCGGAGCCGCGGAAATTCTGCATGCACGGGAAATTGCCAAGAACCCCGATCAGGGGAGGGACATCCTGGCGGAGAAGGAAAAAGAGTACGCCGAAGCCTTCGCCAACCCCTATGCGGCAGCGCGGCGCGGCTACATCGATGCGGTGATCCTGCCGCAGCGCACCCGTTTTCGCATCTGCAAGGCGCTGAACATGCTCGAAGGCAAACAGGACGCCAACCCCCGCAAAAAACACGGCAACATCCCGCTGTGA
- a CDS encoding OadG family protein, whose protein sequence is MKLSWDNVIEGQGLGITLTGMLVVFSGLALISLFIARLPNLLALFDRLRGAASAPTAPTAKDKSETGPDPPDDEEIIAALTLVLHLEMERAGGDRQRITIRRRPGQGSIWNSAGRMRSLSEGGPHA, encoded by the coding sequence ATGAAACTGAGTTGGGACAATGTCATTGAGGGGCAGGGGCTGGGCATCACCCTGACCGGCATGCTGGTCGTATTCAGCGGGCTGGCGCTCATCAGCCTGTTTATCGCGCGCCTGCCGAACCTGCTGGCCCTGTTCGACCGCCTGCGCGGCGCGGCATCGGCCCCGACGGCCCCCACGGCAAAAGACAAGAGCGAAACCGGGCCCGATCCGCCCGATGACGAGGAGATCATCGCGGCGCTCACACTGGTACTGCACCTTGAAATGGAGCGGGCGGGGGGCGATCGGCAACGCATCACCATCCGCCGCAGGCCGGGACAGGGTTCCATCTGGAATTCCGCCGGTCGTATGAGATCGCTGTCCGAGGGAGGCCCCCATGCGTAA
- a CDS encoding biotin/lipoyl-containing protein, translated as MRKYELTLNGKSFRIELLDLGAEEATFDVNGREITVTIDRVAEVFSHTEDSRTIENRASRAPSPAPPQTRSAGASGASEPGRVTAPIPGSILSVYVKVGDTVAAGEPLLKMEAMKMENEINARIGGTVTAVNVQEGDSVSQGQELVLVSP; from the coding sequence ATGCGTAAATACGAACTGACCCTGAACGGTAAATCGTTCCGTATCGAACTTCTGGACCTGGGCGCCGAAGAGGCGACCTTCGATGTCAACGGACGCGAGATCACCGTGACCATAGACCGGGTGGCGGAGGTCTTCAGCCATACGGAGGACAGCCGGACGATTGAGAATCGCGCATCCCGTGCTCCGTCCCCCGCACCACCCCAAACCAGATCTGCGGGTGCCTCCGGAGCCTCCGAGCCGGGCCGGGTGACCGCTCCGATCCCCGGCTCCATCCTGTCGGTCTATGTCAAGGTCGGTGATACGGTCGCGGCCGGCGAGCCGCTCCTCAAAATGGAAGCGATGAAGATGGAGAATGAAATCAATGCGCGCATCGGCGGCACCGTCACCGCGGTCAACGTGCAGGAGGGTGATTCCGTCAGCCAGGGGCAGGAGCTGGTCCTGGTTTCTCCTTAG
- a CDS encoding sodium ion-translocating decarboxylase subunit beta, which yields MELLSDFFQNTGFMSLTWGHLLMIIIGIVFITLAITKDYEPLLLIPIGFGVIVGNIPSIAGMPLSVYDEGSVLSYIYFGVSQGLFPPLIFLGIGAMTDFSTMLSNPKLVLLGAAAQIGIFLTLLGSLYLGFTPAEAGAIGIIGGADGPTAIFLSAKLAPHLLGSIAIAAYSYMALVPVIQPPIMRLLTTEQERRIHMKAPRTVSKRERIIFPIAAFLICAMIAPGSMVLIGMLFFGNLLKECTVTDRLANTARNAMIDIVTILLGFSVGASTSADHFLTSQSILIFGLGALSFCVATSGGILFAKFLNLFLTDKINPLVGAAGVSAVPDSARVVQTVGRQADPSNYLLMHAMAPNVAGVIGSAISAGILWTVLVK from the coding sequence ATGGAACTGCTCAGCGACTTTTTCCAGAATACCGGCTTTATGTCCCTGACCTGGGGGCATCTGCTGATGATCATCATCGGCATTGTCTTCATCACCCTGGCGATCACCAAGGATTACGAGCCCCTGCTGCTGATCCCCATCGGCTTCGGCGTGATCGTCGGCAACATCCCCTCCATCGCCGGAATGCCTCTGAGCGTCTATGACGAAGGCAGCGTGTTGAGCTATATCTATTTCGGCGTCAGTCAAGGGCTGTTTCCGCCCCTGATCTTTCTCGGCATCGGCGCCATGACCGACTTCTCCACCATGCTGAGCAATCCGAAGCTGGTACTGCTCGGCGCCGCCGCCCAGATCGGCATTTTCCTCACTCTGCTCGGTTCACTCTATCTCGGGTTTACTCCCGCGGAAGCAGGCGCCATCGGCATCATCGGCGGCGCAGACGGCCCCACCGCCATCTTTCTCAGTGCCAAACTCGCTCCGCATCTGCTCGGTTCCATCGCCATCGCCGCCTACAGCTACATGGCGCTGGTCCCCGTCATCCAGCCACCCATCATGCGCCTGCTCACGACCGAACAGGAACGGCGCATCCACATGAAAGCACCGCGCACCGTCAGCAAGCGCGAGCGTATCATCTTTCCCATCGCCGCCTTCCTGATCTGCGCCATGATCGCGCCGGGCTCCATGGTCCTGATCGGCATGCTGTTCTTCGGCAACCTGCTCAAGGAGTGCACCGTCACCGACCGCCTGGCCAACACCGCCCGCAACGCCATGATCGACATCGTCACCATCCTGCTCGGGTTCTCCGTGGGCGCCAGCACCAGCGCCGATCACTTTCTCACCTCGCAATCAATCCTTATTTTCGGTCTGGGTGCGCTATCCTTCTGCGTCGCCACCTCAGGCGGCATCCTGTTCGCTAAGTTTCTCAACCTCTTTCTCACGGATAAAATCAATCCCCTGGTCGGCGCGGCAGGGGTCTCCGCCGTTCCGGATTCGGCGCGCGTGGTGCAGACCGTCGGCCGCCAGGCCGACCCGAGCAACTATCTGCTGATGCACGCCATGGCACCCAACGTGGCCGGCGTGATCGGCTCAGCGATCAGTGCCGGGATTCTGTGGACGGTGCTGGTGAAGTGA